One Candidatus Eisenbacteria bacterium DNA segment encodes these proteins:
- a CDS encoding 23S rRNA (cytosine(1962)-C(5))-methyltransferase RlmI (SAM-dependent;catalyzes the methylation of cytosine at position 1962 of the 23S rRNA), whose translation MPSLILKPTGRKALLRRHPWIFSGAVGAVEGSPSAGETADVLGENRALLARAAFSPRSQIAARVWTFDPNETVGPAFFRARIERAAAFRRTILDHSMVNAYRVVNAEADGLPGLVVDRYDAFLVCQFASAGVECWKEEIVKALGEILAPEGIYERSDVLSRAKEGLEPAVGVLAGREPPDRIEVREGPNRFLVDVKAGQKTGFYLDQRENGEVVSRFARDAEVLNAFA comes from the coding sequence ATGCCCTCTCTCATCCTGAAGCCAACCGGGCGGAAAGCCCTTCTCCGTCGCCACCCGTGGATCTTCTCGGGCGCCGTCGGAGCGGTCGAGGGAAGCCCGTCGGCCGGCGAAACGGCGGATGTCCTCGGCGAGAACCGCGCGCTCCTCGCGCGGGCCGCCTTCTCCCCTCGCTCGCAGATCGCCGCGCGCGTCTGGACCTTCGATCCGAACGAGACGGTCGGGCCCGCGTTCTTCCGCGCGCGGATCGAGAGAGCCGCCGCATTCCGCCGGACGATCCTTGATCATTCAATGGTCAATGCGTACCGCGTGGTGAACGCCGAGGCGGACGGACTCCCGGGCCTCGTCGTTGATCGCTACGACGCATTCCTCGTGTGCCAGTTCGCGTCGGCCGGCGTCGAGTGTTGGAAAGAGGAAATCGTGAAGGCGCTCGGCGAGATCCTCGCGCCCGAGGGGATCTACGAGCGTTCGGATGTCCTCTCCCGCGCGAAGGAGGGGCTGGAGCCGGCGGTCGGTGTTCTCGCGGGGCGCGAGCCCCCTGATCGAATCGAGGTGCGGGAAGGGCCGAACCGCTTTCTTGTCGACGTGAAGGCCGGCCAGAAGACCGGGTTCTACCTCGACCAGCGCGAGAACGGGGAGGTGGTCTCCCGGTTCGCGCGGGACGCGGAGGTGCTGAACGCCTTCGCG